A genomic window from Neoarius graeffei isolate fNeoGra1 chromosome 5, fNeoGra1.pri, whole genome shotgun sequence includes:
- the ndufa3 gene encoding NADH dehydrogenase [ubiquinone] 1 alpha subcomplex subunit 3, whose translation MPTANKSERRRRRTRTTRSKMGGIGNFLRNAWNKEPVVTAACGLGIAALILPLVSPYTKYTVMLNKATPYSYPVPVRDDGNMPDVPAHPCDPQGPNLDWLKNM comes from the exons atgccaaccgccaataaatcggaaagaagaagaagaagaactagaACTACACGATCCAAAATGGGGGGCA TTGGAAATTTCCTGAGAAACGCCTGGAATAAGGAGCCCGTGGTGACGGCAGCCTGCGGCCTCGGCATCGCAG ctctGATTCTGCCTCTGGTGAGTCCGTACACAAAATACACCGTCATGCTGAACAAAGCGACGCCGTACAGCTACCCAG TTCCTGTGCGGGATGATGGAAACATGCCTGACGTCCCTGCTCACCCGTGTGACCCACAGGGCCCGAACCTGGACTGGCTGAAAAAcatgtaa